In the Drosophila takahashii strain IR98-3 E-12201 chromosome 3R, DtakHiC1v2, whole genome shotgun sequence genome, one interval contains:
- the CASK gene encoding peripheral plasma membrane protein CASK isoform X5, with protein MCQRHALLHSHDVVARDVYGEEALRVTPPPMVPYLNGDELDNVEGGELQHVTRVRLVQFQKNTDEPMGITLKMTEDGRCIVARIMHGGMIHRQATLHVGDEIREINGQPVQHQSVGQLQRMLREARGSVTFKIVPSYRSAPPPCELFRIRPAPVLIFVRAQFDYNPLDDELIPCAQAGISFQVGDILQIISKDDHHWWQARLDTVGGSAGLIPSPELQEWRIACQTVDKTKQEQVNCSIFGRKKKQCRDKYLAKHNAIFDTLDVVTYEEVVKVPVGDPNFQRKTLVLLGAHGVGRRHIKNTLISKYPDKYAYPIPHTTRPAKPEEENGRSYYFVSHDEMMADIGANEYLEYGTHEDAMYGTKLDTIRRIHTEGKMAILDVEPQALKILRTAEFTPYVVFIAAPSLQNIADYDGSLERLAKESEMLRQLYGHFFDLTIVNNDISETIATLETAIDRVHTTPQWVPVSWLY; from the exons GCTCTGCTCCATAGCCACGATGTGGTGGCCCGGGATGTCTACGGGGAGGAGGCGCTGCGCGTCACCCCGCCCCCGATGGTGCCCTACCTCAATGGCGACGAGCTGGACAACGTCGAGGGCGGCGAACTGCAGCATGTGACCCGGGTGCGACTGGTGCAGTTCCAGAAGAACACGGACGAGCCCATG GGCATCACGCTGAAGATGACCGAGGACGGGCGGTGCATTGTGGCCAGGATTATGCACGGCGGGATGATTCATCGCCAGGCCACGCTGCACGTGGGCGACGAGATACGGGAGATCAACGGCCAGCCGGTGCAGCACCAGTCGGTTGGCCAATTGCAACGAATGCTG CGCGAGGCACGCGGTTCTGTTACCTTCAAGATAGTTCCTTCGTACCGCAGCGCTCCGCCCCCCTGCGAG CTTTTCAGGATCAGACCCGCTCCGGTGCTT ATATTCGTGCGCGCCCAATTCGATTATAATCCGCTGGATGATGAGCTTATACCCTGCGCCCAGGCGGGCATATCATTCCAAGTGGGCGACATACTGCAG ATCATTAGCAAGGACGATCATCACTGGTGGCAGGCGCGACTGGACACGGTGGGCGGATCGGCCGGACTGATACCGTCGCCGGAGCTGCAGGAGTGGCGGATCGCCTGCCAGACGGTCGACAAGACCAAGCAGGAGCAGG TTAACTGCTCCATCTTCGGGCGCAAGAAGAAGCAATGCCGGGACAAATACCTGGCCAAGCACAATGCCATCTTCGACACGCTCGATGTGGTCACGTACGAGGAGGTTGTCAAGGTGCCAG TTGGGGACCCAAACTTTCAGCGCAAAACGTTGGTGCTCTTGGGTGCTCATGGGGTGGGCAGGCGGCACATCAAGAACACCTTGATATCGAAGTACCCCGACAAGTACGCCTATCCCATACCAC ATACAACGAGACCTGCCAAGCCCGAGGAGGAGAACGGACGCAGCTATTACTTTGTCTCGCACGACGAGATGATGGCGGACATCGGTGCGAATGAGTACTTGGAATACG GCACCCACGAGGATGCCATGTACGGCACCAAGTTGGACACCATCCGGCGCATTCACACCGAGGGCAAGATGGCCATTTTGGATGTGGAGCCGCAGGCATTGAAGATACTCCGCACCGCCGAGTTCACGCCCTACGTGGTGTTCATAGCGGCGCCCTCGCTGCAGAACATAGCAGAT TACGACGGCAGCCTGGAGCGACTGGCCAAGGAGTCGGAGATGCTGCGCCAGCTATACGGGCACTTCTTCGATCTGACGATTGTGAACAACGACATCAGCGAGACGATTGCCACGCTGGAGACGGCCATCGACCGGGTGCACACCACCCCGCAGTGGGTGCCCGTGTCCTGGCTGTACTGA